One genomic window of Biomphalaria glabrata chromosome 9, xgBioGlab47.1, whole genome shotgun sequence includes the following:
- the LOC106071649 gene encoding uncharacterized protein LOC106071649 isoform X2, producing MYSAIASYNQLRKGDIGIVITSLDATVQHLDCCVLLDHARLFVTPVEEHFFYHTMDVTILSRIHEYFTPGYYRARQYLCQVPEIGRIPSHATLKSSSAPCSTDLADYLPVHTPTQFPGGLAVCAKIAHSGGLDPEKVIEWFEVQRLLGVDKVLLYDMGNPVNLTRVFRYYQNMGLLDLQPYELPGYPANRTLMEKDKRTHQFHHDESMAVLECRQRMSGFSYVMSHDLDEFIIPRRDITLKQFFKEKMEYYQDSAGFYFDTEFFIYNWGPTNPEEDLMLTRYRKATKPHWECTKYVYLPARVLSSTTHSIYPLHPYTTYRIEPEEAVLHHYRRCPDDVWSTCFPETIIDHIMTRYTDLYSRVLTVRQATGVRPSWNTKK from the exons ATGTACTCAGCTATAGCCAGTTACAACCAGCTGAGGAAAGGGGATATCGGCATCGTTATTACGTCACTTGATGCTACTGTCCAACATCTAGACTGCTGCGTCCTGCTGGACCATGCCCGCCTCTTTGTCACCCCGGTGGAGGAGCACTTTTTCTACCACACCATGGATGTCACCATACTGTCCAGAATCCACGAGTACTTTACGCCAGGATACTACCGCGCTCGGCAGTATCTCTGCCAGGTGCCTGAGATAGGCCGCATCCCAAGTCACGCCACGCTTAAATCATCTTCAGCGCCTTGCTCCACTGACCTGGCAGATTACCTACCCGTGCACACCCCTACACAGTTTCCCGGGGGTCTGGCCGTCTGTGCAAAGATCGCCCACAGCGGAGGCCTTGAccctgagaaagtgatagagtGGTTTGAGGTCCAGCGCTTACTAGGCGTGGACAAGGTCCTGCTGTACGACATGGGGAACCCGGTCAACTTGACAAGGGTGTTTAGATATTATCAGAACATGGGGCTACTAGATTTACAGCCCTATGAGCTGCCAGGATATCCAGCCAACAGGACATTGATGGAGAAGGACAAAAGGACCCACCAG TTTCATCATGACGAGTCCATGGCAGTTTTAGAATGTCGTCAAAGGATGTCAGGTTTCAGCTATGTCATGAGCCACGACTTGGATGAGTTCATTATACCGCGTAGGGACATCACCttaaaacagttttttaaa GAAAAAATGGAATATTATCAAGACAGTGCTGGGTTCTATTTCGATACAGAGTTTTTCATCTACAATTGGGGCCCTACCAATCCAGAAGAGGACCTCATGCTGACACGCTACAGGAAGGCCACAAAACCACATTGGGAGTGTACTAAATATGTCTATCTTCCCGCCAGGGTGCTTTCATCAACTACACATTCTATATATCCTCTTCATCCATATACCAC ATACAGAATAGAACCAGAGGAAGCTGTGCTCCACCACTACAGACGATGTCCTGATGATGTTTGGAGCACTTGTTTTCCAGAAACCATCATTGACCACATTATGACTCGGTACACTGATCTCTATTCAAGAGTGCTAACAGTCCGGCAAGCGACTGGAGTGCGTCCTTCATGGAATACTAAGAAATAG
- the LOC106071614 gene encoding uncharacterized protein LOC106071614 has translation MPRRLRKPNYTHEETMILLEHLDMHKHVIYGKGSNQERADVWAAITVAVNSIPNSAGRTKKELKHRWKDLTHRMRLLEKKIKDSEDEKARVNISPYYYLVMKILGEKNEFNGYSITAGEEKNESTFVGLEDSGPELAISSDQDVKPDKNLLYALVSNSSEVCANGYPSIADANNGMVSDCASAIGLPEPSSFCSSGPNVSPSKSRKTSRRAQPSISSSRKSLAHSKSSLILEKKAATRSSSARHGHAVTRQSLPTMRLDPYTQEVLAIDELETDSDTEDDIYFQPQTTEYNKSKCPILENGDVTATSRRYTGSRSPRKRKLSCDESYLQSLSLEELKHVYLIKKIQMVSQRTRCLKLLEDKLEYQLQHLHHPH, from the exons ATGCCGAGGCGCTTAAGAAAACCAAACTACACTCATGAGGAGACCATGATTCTTTTGGAGCACCTTGACATGCACAAGCATGTGATCTACGGCAAAGGGAGCAACCAAGAGCGGGCGGACGTCTGGGCAGCAATCACCGTAGCCGTCAACTCCATACCAAACAGTGCAGGCAGAACAAAGAAg GAGCTCAAACATCGGTGGAAGGACTTGACACATAGGATGAGGCTACTAGAAAAGAAGATCAAAGACTCCGAAGACGAGAAAGCAAGAGTGAACATTTCCCCCTATTATTACCTAGTCATGAAGATTCTAGGAGAAAAGAATGAATTCAATGGGTATTCAATAACAGCTGGGGAAGAGAAAAATGAATCCACTTTTGTGGGTTTGGAGGACAGTGGTCCTGAATTGGCAATATCTTCTGACCAGGATGTCAAACCTGATAAAAACCTTTTGTATGCTTTGGTATCAAACTCCTCTGAAGTTTGTGCAAATGGCTATCCTTCTATTGCAGACGCTAATAACGGCATGGTGTCAGATTGCGCCAGTGCTATAGGCTTGCCTGAGCCAAGTAGTTTTTGTTCTTCCGGTCCAAATGTATCTCCTTCCAAGTCTAGAAAGACCTCTCGTCGGGCACAGCCTTCCATTTCCTCTTCAAGGAAGTCTCTAGCACACTCAAAGTCTAGTTTAATATTGGAAAAAAAAGCAGCCACTAGAAGCTCGTCAGCTCGACATGGTCATGCAGTCACGAGGCAGTCTCTGCCTACAATGAGGCTTGACCCGTATACGCAAGAAGTGTTGGCTATCGATGAACTAGAAACAGATTCGGACACTGAAGATGACATTTACTTTCAGCCTCAGACAACTGAATATAACAAGTCGAAATGTCCCATTCTTGAAAATggag atgTTACAGCTACATCCAGAAGGTATACAGGCAGCCGGTCTCCTAGAAAGAGAAAGCTTTCCTGCGATGAGAGCTACCTGCAGTCCTTATCTCTGGAAGAACTGAAACATGTGTATCTCATCAAAAAGATCCAGATGGTTTCTCAGAGGACTAGGTGTTTAAAACTGTTGGAAGACAAATTGGAATACCAGCTTCAGCACTTGCATCATCCTCATTGA
- the LOC106071649 gene encoding uncharacterized protein LOC106071649 isoform X1 has product MSMKFRKCSQTITFAWMLASHMVLSKKRNGILLLALCLCSLIFLKSVVPVRQVGRYSKWLPRPLPRTESSAQYFVLARDLEIYMYSAIASYNQLRKGDIGIVITSLDATVQHLDCCVLLDHARLFVTPVEEHFFYHTMDVTILSRIHEYFTPGYYRARQYLCQVPEIGRIPSHATLKSSSAPCSTDLADYLPVHTPTQFPGGLAVCAKIAHSGGLDPEKVIEWFEVQRLLGVDKVLLYDMGNPVNLTRVFRYYQNMGLLDLQPYELPGYPANRTLMEKDKRTHQFHHDESMAVLECRQRMSGFSYVMSHDLDEFIIPRRDITLKQFFKEKMEYYQDSAGFYFDTEFFIYNWGPTNPEEDLMLTRYRKATKPHWECTKYVYLPARVLSSTTHSIYPLHPYTTYRIEPEEAVLHHYRRCPDDVWSTCFPETIIDHIMTRYTDLYSRVLTVRQATGVRPSWNTKK; this is encoded by the exons atgtctatgaAGTTCAGAAAATGTTCTCAAACTATCACGTTTGCGTGGATGCTGGCTAGTCACATGGTTCtatcaaagaaaagaaatggaaTACTGCTTCTTGCTCTGTGTCTTTGTTCACTGATTTTCTTGAAGAGTGTAGTCCCCGTAAGACAG GTCGGCAGGTACTCGAAATGGTTGCCACGCCCTCTACCTCGCACAGAGTCCAGCGCCCAGTACTTTGTTTTGGCACGAGATCTGGAAATCTACATGTACTCAGCTATAGCCAGTTACAACCAGCTGAGGAAAGGGGATATCGGCATCGTTATTACGTCACTTGATGCTACTGTCCAACATCTAGACTGCTGCGTCCTGCTGGACCATGCCCGCCTCTTTGTCACCCCGGTGGAGGAGCACTTTTTCTACCACACCATGGATGTCACCATACTGTCCAGAATCCACGAGTACTTTACGCCAGGATACTACCGCGCTCGGCAGTATCTCTGCCAGGTGCCTGAGATAGGCCGCATCCCAAGTCACGCCACGCTTAAATCATCTTCAGCGCCTTGCTCCACTGACCTGGCAGATTACCTACCCGTGCACACCCCTACACAGTTTCCCGGGGGTCTGGCCGTCTGTGCAAAGATCGCCCACAGCGGAGGCCTTGAccctgagaaagtgatagagtGGTTTGAGGTCCAGCGCTTACTAGGCGTGGACAAGGTCCTGCTGTACGACATGGGGAACCCGGTCAACTTGACAAGGGTGTTTAGATATTATCAGAACATGGGGCTACTAGATTTACAGCCCTATGAGCTGCCAGGATATCCAGCCAACAGGACATTGATGGAGAAGGACAAAAGGACCCACCAG TTTCATCATGACGAGTCCATGGCAGTTTTAGAATGTCGTCAAAGGATGTCAGGTTTCAGCTATGTCATGAGCCACGACTTGGATGAGTTCATTATACCGCGTAGGGACATCACCttaaaacagttttttaaa GAAAAAATGGAATATTATCAAGACAGTGCTGGGTTCTATTTCGATACAGAGTTTTTCATCTACAATTGGGGCCCTACCAATCCAGAAGAGGACCTCATGCTGACACGCTACAGGAAGGCCACAAAACCACATTGGGAGTGTACTAAATATGTCTATCTTCCCGCCAGGGTGCTTTCATCAACTACACATTCTATATATCCTCTTCATCCATATACCAC ATACAGAATAGAACCAGAGGAAGCTGTGCTCCACCACTACAGACGATGTCCTGATGATGTTTGGAGCACTTGTTTTCCAGAAACCATCATTGACCACATTATGACTCGGTACACTGATCTCTATTCAAGAGTGCTAACAGTCCGGCAAGCGACTGGAGTGCGTCCTTCATGGAATACTAAGAAATAG